Proteins from one Malaya genurostris strain Urasoe2022 chromosome 2, Malgen_1.1, whole genome shotgun sequence genomic window:
- the LOC131428720 gene encoding uncharacterized protein LOC131428720: MGIHLVCLYANCTRILQPLDVAVFKPMKSSWLKVVDDWKCLNPNKYLKTENFAPLLAKAIKSVESKIIQNGFKACGLYPFNENNIDYSKCLANSLPVGENFENKGTDTRQITSLTFPIVRSKAVEILTLIGPDRISLYKRNNPDDFPSDEDKILARVYKLLEPLDSSSNMNIPGSNTTKMHIEPNMHIAEFVNMDNVESVTEVEYLDKQESYESGMLDFYQSTSEDPLKECVSDLNIIQQNNLTDEICENISQISLSQFLTSPETPHRTGNRRFKHRSPAVLTSRRRLQYHKALQEEKVKEIEVKQRKAELRKKKQLEEKKRKRQIAIFILIVFYTLMSEKYIF; this comes from the coding sequence ATGGGCATACACTTAGTTTGCCTGTATGCAAACTGCACTAGAATACTACAGCCCCTTGATGTTGCGGTATTCAAACCTATGAAAAGTTCATGGCTTAAAGTGGTAGATGATTGGAAATGTTTAAATCctaataaatatttaaaaacagaaaattttgctCCGCTTCTTGCGAAAGCTATTAAATCAGTTGAGAGTAAAATAATACAAAACGGATTCAAAGCGTGTGGACTATATCCattcaatgaaaataatatcgACTACAGTAAATGTTTGGCGAACAGTCTTCCAGTAGGCGAAAATTTCGAGAATAAAGGGACGGATACTCGACAAATTACTTCACTAACATTTCCCATTGTACGATCGAAAGCTGTGGAAATTTTAACATTGATAGGGCCCGACCGTATATCGCTTTACAAAAGAAATAATCCTGATGATTTTCCATCTGATGAAGATAAAATTCTTGCGCGCGTGTATAAACTTCTTGAACCCTTGGATTCGTCTTCGAATATGAATATTCCTGGAAGTAATACTACAAAGATGCATATAGAGCCAAACATGCATATTGCAGAGTTTGTCAATATGGACAATGTGGAATCTGTAACAGAGGTAGAATATTTGGACAAACAAGAGTCATATGAAAGCGGAATGTTGGACTTTTATCAGTCGACCAGTGAGGATCCACTGAAAGAATGTgtttcagatttaaatattattcAACAAAACAATTTAACTGATGAAATCTGTGAGAATATTTCACAAATTTCGTTGTCTCAATTTTTAACGTCACCAGAAACGCCACATAGAACCGGGAACAGACGCTTTAAACATCGAAGCCCAGCTGTTCTTACCTCACGCCGTAGACTACAATATCACAAAGCACTAcaagaagaaaaagttaaagAAATTGAAGTAAAACAAAGAAAAGCAGAACTACGAAAGAAGAAACAACTGgaggaaaagaaacgaaaaagaCAAATTGCTATTTTTATCTTGATTGTATTTTATACGTTAATGTCTGAGAAATACATATTCTAA